A genomic region of Prionailurus viverrinus isolate Anna chromosome D4, UM_Priviv_1.0, whole genome shotgun sequence contains the following coding sequences:
- the ASPN gene encoding asporin isoform X2 — protein MQWLQPPAEHSSPAPFSAPESRGIPEKQYTVGTSLKRLTLFLQGLSSVPSNIPFDTQMVDLQNNKIKEIKENDFKGLTSLYALILNNNKLTKIHPKAFLTTKKLRRLYLSHNQLSEIPFNLPKSLAELRIHDNKVKKIQKETFKGMNTLHVLEMSANPLDNNGIEPGAFEGVTVFHIRIAEAKLTSIPKELPSTLLELHLDYNKISTVELEDFKRYKDLQRLGLGNNRITDIENGSLANIPRVREIHLENNKLKKIPSGLQELKYLQIIFLHSNSITKVGVNDFCPTVPKMKKSLYSAISLFNNPVRYWEVQPAAFRCVVGRMSVQLGNFRK, from the exons CACCTGAGAGCAGGGGCATTCCGGAGAAGCAGTACACGGTGGGAACTTCTCTCAAGAGGCTGACTCTCTTTTTACAAG GTTTGTCCTCCGTCCCAAGCAACATTCCATTTGATACTCAGATGGTTGAccttcaaaacaataaaattaaggaaatcaaagaaaatgattttaaaggacTCACCTCACTTTAT GCTTTGATTCTGAACAACAATAAGCTAACAAAGATCCACCCAAAAGCCTTTCTAACTACAAAGAAGTTGAGAAGGCTGTACCTGTCCCACAATCAACTAAGCGAAATACCATTTAATCTTCCCAAATCGCTAGCAGAACTCAGAATTCATgataataaagttaagaaaatacaaaaggagaCATTCAAAGGAATGAATACTTTACATGTTCTAG AAATGAGTGCAAACCCTCTCGATAATAATGGGATTGAACCGGGGGCATTTGAAGGAGTGACAGTATTCCATATCAGAATCGCAGAAGCAAAACTGACCTCAATTCCTAaag AACTTCCATCAACTTTACTGGAGCTTCATTTAGACTATAATAAAATTTCAACCGTGGAACTCGAGGATTTTAAACGATACAAAGACCTGCAAAG GCTGGGCCTAGGAAACAACAGAATCACTGACATTGAAAACGGAAGTCTTGCTAACATACCACGAGTGAGAGAAATACACTTGGaaaacaacaaactaaaaaaaatcccttcaggATTACAGGAGTTGAAATATCTCCAG ATAATCTTTCTTCACTCTAATTCAATTACAAAAGTGGGAGTGAATGACTTCTGCCCAACAGTACCGAAGATGAAGAAATCTTTATACAGTGCGATAAGTCTGTTCAACAACCCGGTGAGGTACTGGGAAGTGCAGCCCGCGGCTTTTCGCTGTGTTGTAGGCAGAATGAGCGTGCAGCTCGGGAACTTCAGAAAGTAG
- the ASPN gene encoding asporin isoform X1: MKGCVLLVLLALCSAKPLFHPSYVTLKNMMLKDMEDEGDSDLDADNSLFPTREPINPFFPFDLFPTCPFGCQCYSRVVHCSDLGLSSVPSNIPFDTQMVDLQNNKIKEIKENDFKGLTSLYALILNNNKLTKIHPKAFLTTKKLRRLYLSHNQLSEIPFNLPKSLAELRIHDNKVKKIQKETFKGMNTLHVLEMSANPLDNNGIEPGAFEGVTVFHIRIAEAKLTSIPKELPSTLLELHLDYNKISTVELEDFKRYKDLQRLGLGNNRITDIENGSLANIPRVREIHLENNKLKKIPSGLQELKYLQIIFLHSNSITKVGVNDFCPTVPKMKKSLYSAISLFNNPVRYWEVQPAAFRCVVGRMSVQLGNFRK; this comes from the exons ATGAAGGGGTGTGTGCTCCTAGTGCTCTTGGCTTTGTGCTCCGCCAAGCCCTTATTTCACCCTTCATATGTGACACTGAAGAACATGATGCTGAAGGACATGGAAGACGAAGGGGACAGTGACCTTGATGCGGACAACTCTCTTTTTCCAACAAGAGAGCCAATTAACCCCTTCTTCCCGTTCGATCTGTTCCCAACGTGTCCATTTGGATGCCAGTGCTACTCGAGAGTTGTACACTGCTCTGATCTAG GTTTGTCCTCCGTCCCAAGCAACATTCCATTTGATACTCAGATGGTTGAccttcaaaacaataaaattaaggaaatcaaagaaaatgattttaaaggacTCACCTCACTTTAT GCTTTGATTCTGAACAACAATAAGCTAACAAAGATCCACCCAAAAGCCTTTCTAACTACAAAGAAGTTGAGAAGGCTGTACCTGTCCCACAATCAACTAAGCGAAATACCATTTAATCTTCCCAAATCGCTAGCAGAACTCAGAATTCATgataataaagttaagaaaatacaaaaggagaCATTCAAAGGAATGAATACTTTACATGTTCTAG AAATGAGTGCAAACCCTCTCGATAATAATGGGATTGAACCGGGGGCATTTGAAGGAGTGACAGTATTCCATATCAGAATCGCAGAAGCAAAACTGACCTCAATTCCTAaag AACTTCCATCAACTTTACTGGAGCTTCATTTAGACTATAATAAAATTTCAACCGTGGAACTCGAGGATTTTAAACGATACAAAGACCTGCAAAG GCTGGGCCTAGGAAACAACAGAATCACTGACATTGAAAACGGAAGTCTTGCTAACATACCACGAGTGAGAGAAATACACTTGGaaaacaacaaactaaaaaaaatcccttcaggATTACAGGAGTTGAAATATCTCCAG ATAATCTTTCTTCACTCTAATTCAATTACAAAAGTGGGAGTGAATGACTTCTGCCCAACAGTACCGAAGATGAAGAAATCTTTATACAGTGCGATAAGTCTGTTCAACAACCCGGTGAGGTACTGGGAAGTGCAGCCCGCGGCTTTTCGCTGTGTTGTAGGCAGAATGAGCGTGCAGCTCGGGAACTTCAGAAAGTAG